A region from the Paenarthrobacter aurescens genome encodes:
- the uvrA gene encoding excinuclease ABC subunit UvrA: MPKALAEDTAMDALNGVPALSDTKPIKPDMSRLVVKGAREHNLRNVDLDLPRDAMIVFTGLSGSGKSSLAFDTIFAEGQRRYVESLSAYARQFLGQVDKPDVDFIEGLSPAVSIDQKSTSKNPRSTVGTITEIYDYMRLLWARVGRPHCPVCGEPIARQTPQQIVDQLLELDPGTRFQVLAPVVRGRKGEFVDLFKELTAKGYSRARVDGELVQLSDPPKLGKQFKHTIEVVVDRLVVKEEISQRLTDSVETALGLAEGRVLVEFVDLDAEDPARIRAFSENLACPNEHPLAIDEIEPRSFSFNNPFGACSACSGIGTRLEVDEELIVPNPELSLGEGAIAPWALGTATTEYWNRLLEGLAQELGFSMTTSWEKLPKDVRNTVLHGKDHKVVVQYKNRFGRERKYSTGFEGAIQYVHRKHGETDSDWARDRYEEYMRQIPCPECNGARLNPASLSVLINGKSIAEVAALPMRECAEFLGSLTLTNREAQIANQVLKEIQARLTFLLDVGLEYLNLERPSGTLSGGEAQRIRLATQIGSGLVGVLYVLDEPSIGLHQRDNRRLIETLTRLRDLGNTLIVVEHDEDTIHEADWVVDIGPGAGEHGGQVVHSGTYKELLENTDSLTGDYLSGRRKIDVPTKRRKYDKKRELKVVGARENNLNNVDATFPLGLFTAVTGVSGSGKSTLVNEILYKVLANKLNGAKQVAGRHRTVAGLEHLDKVVHVDQSPIGRTPRSNPATYTGVFDNIRKLFAETTEAKVRGYQPGRFSFNVKGGRCEACSGDGTLKIEMNFLPDVYVPCEVCHGARYNRETLEVHYKGKTIADVLNMPIEEGAEFFAAFTPIARHLKTLVDVGLGYVRLGQPATTLSGGEAQRVKLAAELQKRSNGRSIYVLDEPTTGLHFEDIRKLLMVLQGLVDKGNTVITIEHNLDVIKSADWIVDLGPNGGSGGGKIVATGTPEQVAKSTESHTATFLAEILG, from the coding sequence GTGCCCAAAGCCTTAGCTGAAGATACCGCCATGGACGCCCTCAACGGCGTCCCCGCCCTTTCCGATACCAAACCCATCAAGCCGGACATGTCCCGCTTGGTGGTCAAGGGTGCCCGGGAACACAATTTGCGCAATGTGGATCTCGATCTCCCTCGTGATGCAATGATCGTGTTCACGGGGCTGTCCGGCTCCGGTAAGTCATCGCTGGCTTTCGACACCATCTTCGCCGAGGGCCAACGCCGCTACGTGGAGTCCTTGTCCGCATATGCGCGCCAGTTCCTTGGCCAGGTGGACAAGCCCGATGTCGATTTCATTGAAGGCCTGTCTCCGGCGGTATCCATTGACCAGAAGTCCACCAGCAAGAATCCGCGGTCCACGGTGGGCACCATCACTGAAATTTACGACTACATGCGGTTGCTCTGGGCGCGCGTGGGCCGTCCGCATTGCCCTGTTTGCGGGGAGCCAATTGCGCGTCAGACACCGCAACAGATTGTTGATCAGCTCCTGGAACTCGATCCGGGCACTCGATTCCAGGTCCTGGCCCCCGTTGTCCGCGGTCGCAAGGGTGAATTTGTCGATCTCTTCAAGGAACTGACAGCCAAGGGCTATTCCCGCGCCCGTGTGGACGGGGAGCTTGTTCAGCTAAGCGATCCTCCCAAGCTCGGAAAGCAGTTCAAGCACACCATCGAGGTTGTGGTGGACCGTCTGGTGGTTAAGGAAGAAATCAGCCAACGCCTCACTGATTCGGTGGAGACAGCCTTGGGCCTGGCCGAAGGCCGTGTGCTGGTGGAGTTCGTGGACCTCGACGCCGAGGATCCTGCGCGTATCCGCGCCTTCTCGGAGAACCTGGCGTGTCCCAACGAGCACCCCCTCGCCATTGACGAGATCGAGCCCCGTTCGTTCTCCTTCAACAACCCCTTCGGCGCTTGCTCTGCCTGCAGTGGCATTGGCACGCGGCTGGAAGTTGATGAAGAACTGATCGTTCCCAACCCGGAACTTTCCCTGGGTGAGGGCGCCATTGCTCCCTGGGCACTCGGTACAGCCACTACCGAGTACTGGAACCGGCTCTTGGAGGGTTTGGCCCAGGAACTTGGCTTCTCCATGACGACTTCGTGGGAGAAGTTGCCGAAGGATGTCCGGAATACTGTCCTTCACGGCAAGGACCACAAGGTTGTAGTCCAGTACAAGAACCGCTTTGGCCGTGAGCGTAAGTACAGCACCGGCTTCGAGGGTGCCATCCAGTACGTTCATCGGAAGCACGGAGAAACAGACTCCGACTGGGCCCGGGACCGGTACGAAGAGTACATGCGTCAGATTCCCTGCCCGGAGTGCAACGGTGCCCGTCTGAACCCGGCCTCACTGTCGGTGCTCATCAACGGGAAGTCGATCGCCGAGGTGGCGGCCCTGCCCATGCGCGAATGCGCGGAGTTCCTCGGCAGCCTCACTCTGACCAACAGGGAAGCCCAGATTGCCAACCAGGTCCTGAAAGAGATTCAGGCCCGCCTGACCTTCCTCCTGGACGTCGGCTTGGAGTACCTGAACCTCGAGCGCCCCTCGGGAACCCTGTCCGGCGGCGAGGCTCAGCGCATCCGTCTTGCCACCCAGATCGGTTCCGGCCTGGTGGGCGTCCTCTATGTGCTGGACGAGCCTTCCATCGGCCTGCACCAGCGTGACAACAGGCGACTCATCGAGACCCTCACGCGACTGCGCGACCTCGGCAACACCCTGATTGTGGTTGAACATGACGAAGACACCATCCATGAGGCCGACTGGGTGGTGGATATCGGACCCGGCGCCGGGGAACACGGCGGTCAGGTGGTGCACTCCGGTACCTACAAAGAGCTGTTGGAGAACACGGATTCGCTGACCGGGGACTACCTTTCCGGACGGCGCAAGATTGACGTTCCCACCAAACGCCGCAAGTACGACAAAAAGCGTGAGCTCAAGGTTGTAGGCGCCAGGGAGAACAACCTCAACAATGTTGATGCCACCTTCCCCCTGGGGCTCTTCACGGCAGTGACTGGAGTCAGCGGCTCCGGTAAGTCCACATTGGTGAATGAAATCCTGTACAAGGTTCTGGCCAACAAGCTCAACGGGGCCAAGCAGGTAGCAGGACGCCACCGTACAGTGGCTGGACTTGAGCACCTGGACAAGGTGGTCCATGTTGATCAAAGCCCCATCGGGCGGACACCCCGGTCAAACCCGGCCACGTACACCGGTGTCTTTGACAACATCCGTAAGCTCTTCGCCGAAACCACCGAAGCCAAGGTCCGTGGCTACCAGCCGGGGCGCTTCTCTTTCAACGTCAAGGGTGGACGCTGCGAAGCATGTTCAGGCGACGGTACCTTGAAGATCGAGATGAACTTCCTGCCGGACGTCTACGTTCCGTGCGAAGTGTGCCACGGCGCCAGGTATAACCGCGAGACTCTCGAGGTTCATTACAAGGGCAAAACCATTGCCGATGTCCTCAACATGCCCATCGAGGAGGGCGCTGAGTTCTTCGCAGCTTTCACCCCCATTGCACGGCACTTGAAGACCTTGGTTGATGTGGGTCTTGGGTACGTGCGGCTCGGCCAGCCGGCAACAACACTGTCCGGCGGCGAGGCCCAGCGCGTGAAGCTGGCAGCGGAGCTCCAGAAGCGATCCAACGGGCGCAGCATCTATGTCCTGGATGAGCCCACCACAGGCCTGCATTTTGAAGATATCCGCAAGCTGCTCATGGTCCTCCAAGGGTTGGTTGACAAGGGCAACACTGTTATCACCATTGAGCACAACCTGGACGTCATCAAGTCCGCAGACTGGATCGTGGACCTTGGCCCCAATGGTGGTTCGGGCGGCGGAAAGATCGTGGCCACAGGAACGCCGGAACAGGTGGCAAAATCCACGGAAAGCCATACTGCGACCTTCCTTGCCGAAATTCTCGGATAG
- a CDS encoding HAD hydrolase-like protein, producing MTQTTVPVIFDLDGTLVDPAGGITGGISAALREMDLPVPEQAVLNSMVGPKLSDSLLHLANVPSGLVDETIERYRRHYKETGIGQSKLYPGIFDLLEFFAETGRPVAVATQKPQSIARLVLEHHGIAGFFVSIRGAADDESLGANTAPGKVEIVGAALKDLHSQPAVMVGDRFQDVVGAQANGLDCIGVSWGFAPDGELEEAGAAAVVATAAELRSKIEELDAVRTAALSEVQNDGSL from the coding sequence GTGACTCAAACAACGGTGCCCGTAATATTCGATCTGGACGGCACCCTTGTCGATCCTGCCGGCGGTATCACAGGAGGCATCTCAGCGGCCCTCCGGGAAATGGACCTCCCCGTTCCGGAACAAGCCGTGTTGAATTCGATGGTAGGTCCCAAGCTCAGTGATTCACTCTTGCACTTGGCCAATGTGCCCAGCGGGTTGGTGGATGAAACCATTGAGCGGTATCGGCGCCATTACAAGGAAACCGGTATTGGACAGAGCAAGCTGTACCCGGGCATCTTCGATCTCCTGGAATTCTTCGCGGAAACCGGAAGGCCCGTTGCGGTAGCAACGCAAAAGCCCCAGTCCATTGCACGTCTTGTACTGGAACACCACGGGATTGCTGGCTTCTTTGTCTCCATACGCGGTGCAGCAGATGACGAATCCCTGGGGGCCAACACGGCCCCCGGCAAGGTTGAGATCGTCGGTGCGGCTTTGAAGGATCTCCATTCGCAGCCGGCCGTCATGGTGGGGGACCGGTTCCAGGACGTTGTTGGAGCACAGGCCAATGGCTTGGACTGCATCGGGGTGAGCTGGGGGTTCGCGCCGGACGGTGAACTTGAGGAAGCCGGGGCAGCGGCCGTGGTAGCCACAGCCGCTGAGCTGCGCAGCAAAATCGAAGAACTTGACGCTGTCCGCACGGCAGCCCTGAGCGAGGTACAAAACGATGGCAGTCTTTGA
- the uvrC gene encoding excinuclease ABC subunit UvrC: MADPASYRPQTGEIPTTPGVYRFRDPHGRVIYVGKAKNLRSRLNSYFANPAGLLPKTHAMVHAASSVEWTVVGSELESLQLEYTWIKEFKPRFNVVFRDDKTYPYLAVTMGEKYPRVQVMRGERRKGTRYFGPYTAGAIRETMDTLLRVFPVRSCSAGVFKRAESSGRPCLLGYIDKCSAPCVGRVTPEAHRGLAEDFCSFMGGEAKRFISRLEKDMSAAVAELDYERAAGLRDDIIALRKVFERNAVVLAEDTDADIFALHEDELEASVQVFHVRGGRVRGQRGWVVEKVEDATTPELIEHLLQQVYGEDSEVQGRIPREVLVPRNPSNHDELAEWLGGLRGARVDIRVPQRGDKAALMSTVRENAEQALKLHKTRRAGDITVRSLALQELQEALEIPVPLLRIECFDISHVQGTNVVASMVVVEDGLPKKSDYRKFSITGAAAADDTAAMHDVLTRRFRHYLTDKAAQVPIVSGEIINPTRSGAKSAADVPPSDSDVPAPKAKFAYPPNLVVVDGGQPQVNAAARALAELGIDDVYVVGLAKRLEEVWLPDSDFPVILPRTSQGLYLLQRIRDEAHRFAITFHRQKRGKAMTVSVLDGVPGLGEAKRKALVAHFGSLKKIKAASVEELTSAKGIGPALAAAVVQHLGAAGDASETAPAVNMTTGEILES, encoded by the coding sequence GTGGCAGATCCAGCAAGTTACCGGCCCCAAACGGGTGAGATTCCCACCACCCCCGGCGTCTATCGTTTCCGTGACCCCCATGGTCGTGTCATTTATGTGGGCAAGGCAAAAAACCTCCGTTCCAGGCTGAACTCGTATTTCGCCAACCCTGCGGGCCTCCTTCCCAAGACCCACGCTATGGTCCATGCAGCCAGCAGCGTTGAGTGGACCGTGGTGGGCAGCGAGCTGGAATCGCTGCAGCTGGAGTACACGTGGATCAAGGAGTTCAAACCACGGTTCAACGTTGTCTTCCGGGATGACAAAACGTATCCCTACCTCGCAGTCACCATGGGTGAAAAGTATCCCCGGGTGCAGGTCATGCGTGGTGAACGAAGGAAGGGCACGCGGTACTTCGGCCCTTACACTGCCGGCGCCATCAGGGAAACCATGGACACCCTTCTGAGGGTCTTTCCTGTGCGAAGCTGCAGCGCAGGAGTCTTCAAGCGCGCGGAGTCCAGCGGACGGCCCTGCCTTCTGGGCTACATCGACAAATGCTCGGCGCCGTGCGTGGGACGCGTTACACCGGAGGCGCACCGCGGGCTTGCCGAGGATTTCTGCTCCTTTATGGGAGGCGAAGCCAAACGCTTCATCAGCCGGCTGGAGAAGGACATGTCCGCGGCCGTAGCAGAGCTGGATTACGAGCGCGCGGCCGGGCTTCGGGATGACATCATCGCGCTCCGGAAGGTCTTTGAACGCAATGCCGTGGTCTTGGCCGAGGACACCGATGCGGACATCTTTGCACTCCACGAGGACGAGCTCGAAGCTTCAGTACAGGTGTTCCACGTCCGCGGCGGCAGGGTCCGCGGGCAGCGTGGCTGGGTGGTGGAGAAGGTCGAAGACGCCACCACACCGGAACTGATCGAGCATCTGCTGCAGCAGGTTTACGGTGAAGACAGCGAGGTTCAGGGCCGTATCCCGAGGGAAGTCCTTGTTCCCCGGAACCCCAGCAACCACGATGAACTGGCCGAGTGGCTGGGTGGATTGCGGGGCGCCCGGGTGGACATCAGGGTTCCCCAACGTGGTGACAAGGCAGCGCTGATGTCCACAGTCCGTGAGAATGCCGAGCAAGCCCTGAAGCTGCACAAGACGAGGCGGGCAGGGGACATCACCGTAAGGTCCCTCGCCCTTCAGGAACTTCAGGAGGCCTTGGAGATTCCGGTTCCGTTGCTGAGGATCGAGTGCTTCGATATCTCCCATGTCCAGGGGACCAACGTGGTGGCTTCCATGGTGGTGGTGGAAGACGGCCTGCCCAAGAAATCGGACTACCGCAAGTTCTCCATTACCGGTGCCGCAGCCGCGGACGATACCGCGGCCATGCATGACGTTCTTACCCGCCGGTTCAGGCACTACCTGACCGATAAAGCTGCCCAGGTTCCTATTGTTTCCGGCGAGATCATCAACCCGACCCGCAGTGGCGCCAAAAGCGCCGCTGACGTGCCGCCGTCGGACTCTGATGTTCCCGCCCCGAAGGCCAAGTTCGCTTACCCGCCCAATCTTGTGGTGGTGGACGGCGGGCAGCCGCAGGTCAATGCGGCAGCCCGTGCTCTGGCGGAGTTGGGCATTGATGACGTTTACGTGGTGGGTCTTGCCAAGCGGCTGGAGGAAGTCTGGCTGCCGGACAGTGACTTCCCGGTGATCCTGCCCCGGACCTCGCAGGGGTTGTACCTGCTTCAACGGATCCGTGACGAAGCCCACCGTTTTGCCATTACGTTCCACAGGCAAAAGCGCGGGAAGGCAATGACCGTTTCCGTCCTGGATGGTGTCCCTGGCTTGGGCGAGGCCAAACGCAAGGCGCTGGTGGCACACTTTGGCTCTCTGAAGAAGATCAAGGCCGCCTCGGTTGAGGAGCTCACCTCAGCCAAGGGCATCGGTCCGGCTCTGGCCGCCGCTGTTGTCCAGCACCTTGGTGCTGCGGGGGACGCAAGTGAAACAGCACCGGCAGTGAACATGACCACCGGCGAAATCCTCGAATCTTAG
- a CDS encoding trans-aconitate 2-methyltransferase — protein sequence MEWDPSKYVEFGNHRDRPFHDLVARVRSTAPVKVVDLGCGPGNLTATLADRWPGAQVVGIDSSPEMLQRARSLWQHSTAQKPDDANPGAGKKTQLTFEPGDIAQWEPDADTDVVVTNAALQWVPGHEEMMASWLRDLKPGAWFAMQVPGNFTSPSHTLMRQLAESRTWSRRLGGVLRHDGAVGSPADYLGIMLDAGCAADAWETTYQQVLHGEDPVLEWVRGTGLRPVLAALSAEEAAEFEKEYSALLSEAYPSTPHGTIFPFRRIFAVAQKPA from the coding sequence ATGGAGTGGGATCCGTCCAAATACGTTGAATTCGGCAACCACCGGGACAGGCCGTTCCATGACCTCGTCGCGCGGGTGAGGTCCACCGCACCCGTGAAGGTAGTTGACCTCGGCTGTGGCCCGGGGAACCTGACCGCAACACTGGCGGACCGTTGGCCGGGGGCTCAGGTTGTGGGCATCGACTCATCGCCGGAAATGCTGCAGAGGGCCCGGTCTCTTTGGCAGCACTCCACAGCGCAGAAGCCGGACGATGCGAACCCGGGAGCTGGGAAGAAGACCCAACTGACCTTCGAGCCAGGCGACATCGCGCAGTGGGAACCGGATGCCGATACTGACGTGGTGGTCACCAATGCCGCCCTCCAATGGGTTCCCGGGCATGAGGAAATGATGGCCTCCTGGCTTCGCGATCTGAAGCCGGGTGCGTGGTTCGCCATGCAGGTGCCCGGCAATTTCACCTCGCCTTCCCACACGCTGATGCGCCAACTGGCAGAATCCCGCACGTGGTCCCGGAGGCTGGGTGGCGTGCTGCGGCACGACGGTGCGGTGGGTAGTCCTGCGGACTACCTGGGAATCATGCTCGACGCCGGATGCGCGGCAGATGCCTGGGAGACCACTTACCAACAGGTCCTGCACGGGGAGGACCCGGTCTTGGAGTGGGTCCGCGGCACGGGCCTTCGCCCAGTGCTGGCAGCCCTGTCAGCGGAAGAAGCGGCAGAATTCGAGAAGGAGTACTCGGCTCTGCTGAGCGAGGCCTATCCTTCAACGCCCCACGGAACCATCTTCCCGTTTCGTCGTATTTTCGCTGTAGCCCAAAAGCCGGCATGA
- a CDS encoding RNA helicase, translating into MKLLDQLPGSTATGPLDPDEIYTRFVEWTESRGLQLYPAQDEAIMELASGANVILATPTGSGKSLVAIAAHFEAMARGQRSYYTAPIKALVSEKFFALCDIFGAENVGMITGDSGVNQDAPIICCTAEILANIALREGSAAELGSVIMDEFHFYSDPQRGWAWQVPLLELPQAQFLLMSATLGDVSRFETGLTDLTGRATTTVSSAERPIPLHYYYHLTPVHETLEELLSTKQVPVYVVHFSQAEAIERAQNLMSINMCSRAEKDRIAELIAGFRFAAGFGKTLNRLVRHGIGVHHAGMLPKYRRLVEQLAQAGLLKVICGTDTLGVGINVPIRTVLLTALSKYDGVRTRSLNSREFHQIAGRAGRAGYDTAGTVVVQAPDHVVENTKAMAKATAKFGDDQKKLRQVVKKKPPEGFVSWGEPTFKRLVESVPEPLTSSFTVTHAMLLNLMERPGDPFQATRRLLSENHETRPAQLKLMKKALGIYRELLAAGVVERIPEEEQAAEGRSVRLTVHLQANFALNQPLSPFALAALELLDPESASYALDVVSVIESTLEKPRQILSAQQKKARGEAVAAMKADGIEYDQRMAMLDEVTYPMPLAEILGEAFEVYRKAAPWVGDFELAPKSIIRDMYERAMNFGEFVQFYGLARSEGIVLRYLADGFRALRQTVPQDSLREDLEDLIAWLGELVRQVDSSLLDEWEELTSGLAPTPHDAPPPPPPLLTANIRAFRVMVRNEMFRRVELFADEDSAALGELDAEAGWEAERWEEVLDDYFDEHDDIGTGPDARGPGLLMITEEPGTWKVRQIFDDPAGNHDWGISAEVDLAASDDTGTAVVRVTNVNRL; encoded by the coding sequence ATGAAACTTCTTGATCAGCTCCCCGGTTCCACGGCAACAGGTCCCCTGGACCCGGACGAAATCTACACACGGTTCGTGGAGTGGACCGAGAGCCGTGGTCTGCAGCTCTACCCTGCCCAGGACGAAGCCATCATGGAGCTCGCCTCCGGTGCCAACGTCATCCTGGCCACGCCTACGGGCTCCGGCAAATCCCTGGTAGCGATCGCTGCACACTTTGAGGCCATGGCAAGGGGCCAGCGAAGCTACTACACCGCTCCGATCAAGGCCCTCGTCTCGGAAAAGTTCTTTGCTCTTTGCGACATCTTTGGTGCCGAAAACGTTGGCATGATCACCGGCGACTCCGGCGTAAACCAGGATGCGCCCATTATCTGCTGCACGGCCGAAATCCTCGCCAACATCGCCCTCCGTGAAGGCTCCGCGGCCGAGCTTGGCTCCGTGATCATGGACGAATTCCACTTCTATTCGGACCCCCAGCGCGGCTGGGCGTGGCAGGTACCGCTGTTGGAACTCCCCCAGGCACAGTTCCTCCTGATGTCCGCAACCCTGGGCGATGTCTCCCGGTTCGAGACCGGATTGACTGATCTGACGGGCCGGGCCACCACTACTGTCAGTTCCGCGGAACGTCCCATCCCGCTGCATTACTACTACCACCTGACCCCGGTTCACGAGACGCTGGAGGAGTTGCTCTCCACCAAGCAGGTTCCTGTTTACGTTGTCCACTTCAGCCAGGCCGAAGCCATTGAGCGTGCTCAGAATCTGATGAGCATCAACATGTGCAGCCGGGCGGAAAAGGATCGCATTGCTGAGCTGATCGCGGGCTTCAGGTTCGCCGCCGGTTTCGGAAAAACGCTGAACCGGCTTGTTCGCCACGGGATTGGTGTCCATCACGCAGGAATGTTGCCCAAGTACCGCCGTCTGGTGGAGCAACTCGCCCAAGCCGGCCTGCTGAAAGTTATCTGCGGAACCGACACTTTGGGCGTGGGCATCAACGTGCCCATCAGGACAGTTTTGTTGACTGCCCTGAGCAAATATGACGGCGTACGGACCCGGTCACTGAACTCACGGGAGTTCCACCAGATCGCAGGCCGTGCCGGCCGTGCAGGTTACGACACCGCCGGCACTGTGGTGGTCCAGGCCCCGGATCACGTAGTGGAAAACACGAAAGCCATGGCCAAAGCCACCGCCAAGTTCGGTGATGACCAGAAGAAGCTGCGGCAGGTGGTTAAGAAGAAGCCTCCGGAAGGATTCGTTTCCTGGGGCGAGCCTACGTTCAAACGACTCGTCGAGTCCGTTCCGGAACCGCTGACATCCAGTTTCACTGTCACCCATGCGATGCTGCTGAACCTCATGGAACGCCCCGGCGACCCCTTCCAGGCCACCCGGCGCCTGCTCAGTGAAAACCACGAGACCCGTCCGGCGCAGCTCAAGCTGATGAAGAAAGCCCTGGGTATCTACCGGGAGCTATTGGCAGCCGGTGTGGTGGAACGCATTCCGGAGGAAGAACAGGCAGCAGAGGGGCGCTCAGTCCGGTTGACTGTTCACCTGCAAGCCAACTTTGCCCTCAACCAGCCGCTCTCCCCCTTCGCCCTGGCGGCGCTGGAACTCCTTGATCCGGAGTCTGCGTCCTATGCCTTGGATGTTGTTTCCGTCATTGAGTCCACCCTGGAGAAACCACGCCAGATTCTCTCTGCACAACAGAAAAAGGCCCGGGGCGAAGCGGTCGCGGCCATGAAGGCTGACGGTATTGAGTATGACCAGCGGATGGCCATGCTGGATGAAGTTACCTATCCCATGCCGTTGGCGGAGATACTTGGCGAGGCTTTCGAGGTTTACCGGAAAGCAGCGCCGTGGGTGGGTGACTTCGAGCTTGCCCCGAAGTCGATCATCAGGGACATGTACGAGCGCGCCATGAACTTTGGCGAGTTTGTGCAGTTCTATGGCCTGGCTCGCTCTGAAGGCATAGTCCTGCGCTACCTGGCTGATGGCTTCCGGGCGCTGAGGCAGACCGTTCCCCAGGATTCTCTCCGGGAAGACCTTGAAGATCTTATCGCCTGGCTGGGCGAGCTGGTACGGCAAGTGGATTCCAGCCTGCTGGACGAGTGGGAGGAACTAACGTCCGGGCTTGCCCCCACGCCCCACGACGCTCCGCCGCCGCCTCCTCCGCTGCTGACCGCCAACATCCGGGCGTTCCGTGTCATGGTACGGAACGAAATGTTCCGCAGGGTTGAACTGTTTGCTGACGAGGATTCCGCTGCTTTGGGGGAACTCGATGCCGAAGCCGGCTGGGAGGCAGAGCGCTGGGAAGAAGTCCTGGACGACTACTTCGATGAACACGACGACATCGGCACGGGTCCTGACGCACGGGGCCCGGGACTGCTGATGATTACGGAGGAACCAGGCACGTGGAAGGTCCGTCAAATCTTTGATGACCCGGCGGGTAACCACGACTGGGGGATCTCCGCCGAGGTGGATCTGGCAGCATCCGATGACACCGGAACGGCAGTAGTCCGGGTGACGAACGTCAACAGGCTCTAA
- a CDS encoding GntR family transcriptional regulator: protein MTPTGDFPGNWRPNTGSAVALFEQLRLRIIELVDAGVLAVGAKLPPVRNLAGVLDVAPHTVARAYKELEAAGVVATRGRNGTVVCARDDRWGALAGVAADYAAAAKAQGASFAEAVQLLAAAYDAD, encoded by the coding sequence GTGACTCCTACAGGAGATTTTCCAGGAAACTGGCGGCCTAACACCGGCAGCGCGGTTGCCCTCTTTGAACAGTTGAGATTGCGCATCATCGAACTCGTCGATGCCGGGGTCCTGGCTGTCGGCGCCAAGCTTCCCCCTGTCCGGAACCTGGCCGGGGTCCTGGACGTCGCACCTCACACGGTGGCCCGGGCGTACAAGGAGCTGGAAGCTGCAGGCGTCGTGGCCACACGGGGGCGCAACGGCACGGTGGTTTGTGCCCGGGATGACCGCTGGGGCGCCCTGGCGGGTGTGGCCGCTGACTACGCGGCCGCAGCGAAGGCCCAGGGAGCCTCATTCGCCGAGGCGGTTCAGTTGCTGGCTGCCGCCTACGACGCCGATTGA
- a CDS encoding lysophospholipid acyltransferase family protein, with protein sequence MAVFDAIRWTTRGLISSTCRPTVIGLENVPKDGPFIVAPNHLSFLDSVIVQALMPRPVAFFAKAEYFTTKGVKGAVMKSFFEAVGSIPVERGEQAASVQALKTLLDILESGKGIGIYPEGTRSRDGILYRGRTGVGWLALTTGAPVIPVGLIGTEKLQPADKNAVRPQHFTMKVGEPLYFDKTGPDHSLPARREVTDKIMDAIALLSGQERSTSYNQSKSVD encoded by the coding sequence ATGGCAGTCTTTGATGCGATCCGGTGGACAACCCGTGGCCTGATTTCGTCCACCTGCAGGCCCACGGTCATAGGCTTGGAGAATGTTCCCAAAGATGGACCGTTCATTGTTGCGCCCAACCATCTTTCCTTCCTGGACAGCGTCATAGTTCAAGCACTGATGCCCCGGCCGGTTGCCTTTTTCGCCAAAGCGGAATACTTCACCACCAAAGGCGTCAAAGGTGCCGTGATGAAGTCGTTCTTTGAAGCTGTGGGTTCCATTCCCGTGGAGCGCGGTGAACAGGCCGCCAGCGTGCAGGCGCTTAAAACCCTTCTGGACATTCTGGAGTCCGGGAAGGGCATAGGCATTTACCCCGAAGGCACCCGCTCCCGGGACGGCATTCTCTACCGAGGCAGGACGGGAGTGGGCTGGCTCGCGCTCACCACAGGCGCTCCAGTGATTCCGGTGGGGCTGATCGGCACTGAGAAACTGCAACCCGCGGATAAGAACGCAGTGCGCCCCCAGCACTTCACCATGAAAGTGGGCGAGCCCCTCTATTTCGACAAGACCGGCCCGGACCACTCCCTGCCCGCCCGGCGTGAAGTCACTGACAAGATCATGGATGCCATCGCGCTGCTCAGCGGCCAGGAACGGTCCACAAGCTACAACCAGAGCAAGTCGGTGGACTAG